The Andrena cerasifolii isolate SP2316 chromosome 14, iyAndCera1_principal, whole genome shotgun sequence genome contains a region encoding:
- the LOC143376342 gene encoding 5'-deoxynucleotidase HDDC2 isoform X1: MDIKNLQEFMELIGRLKHMKRTGWVIRNIQEPETIAGHMYRMAVLSLLVDNKENLDKVKIMQMALIHDLAECIVGDITPHCGVPVDVKHKREDAAMEDICKLLGDKGPMILEMFREYEKQESPEAKYVKDLDRLDLIMQAYEYEKRDNVPGVLEEFFVATNGKIRHPFINQLASEITATREALCRKSSNNSK; this comes from the exons ATGGACATAAAGAACCTACAGGAATTTATGGAGTTAATCGGGCGATTAAAG CACATGAAGAGAACAGGATGGGTCATTAGAAACATTCAGGAACCAGAAACAATCGCGGGTCACATGTACAGGATGGCTGTGCTCTCTTTGCTCGTGGACAACAAAGAAAATTTAGACAAAGTCAA AATTATGCAGATGGCGTTAATACACGACTTAGCAGAATGCATCGTAGGAGACATAACACCGCATTGCGGCGTTCCAGTCGACGTGAAGCATAAACGAGAGGATGCAGCTATGGAGGACATTTGCAAACTTTTGGGCGACAAGGGACCTATGATTTTAGAAATGTTTCGG GAATACGAGAAACAAGAGTCTCCCGAAGCCAAGTATGTGAAGGATCTGGACCGTTTGGACTTGATTATGCAGGCATACGAGTATGAAAAGAGGGACAATGTTCCTGGCGTATTGGAGGAATTCTTTGTTGCGACCAATGGAAAAATCAGGCATCCCTTCATAAACCAGCTGGCGTCCGAGATAACGGCAACCAGAGAAGCCCTATGCCGTAAATCCTCTAATAATTCTAAATAA
- the LOC143376337 gene encoding uncharacterized protein LOC143376337, which produces MGERDNALQTVQEAFLALTERFLEQGASLSELKSASVKNNVTHDRSFVSWYMYTRRVFLVLFVPISCSILVEYFNVEVIKDIRGTRCLIPNNYFIWEFTRPVSNCDYCRDVTKALILPNLTREEFKRYAYSSRPMVIKNAASHWPASEVFSWEFFRNLYEHTDGAYDSVEECQFLHFKSNFTNLRDVFAMSEERATQRSGKDPWYVGWKNCHLQILDTMKRFYNLPHFLPEDAEAPYTNYVFLGYEEGAVMHLDYISRLMWQGQIIGNKTWTVAPTPECDKICERFNFTVHAGDIILLDTRIWYHGTCVIDGNISLTVTSEYG; this is translated from the exons ATGGGCGAAAGGGATAATGCTCTGCAGACTGTACAAGAAGCGTTTTTAGCCTTAACCGAGAGGTTTCTGGAACAAGGCGCGTCGCTATCGGAACTTAAATCTGCTAGCGTAAAGAATAACGTGACACACGATAGAAGCTTTGTTTCATGGTACATGTATACCAGAAGAGTCTTCCTCGTCTTATTTGTGCCAATATCCTGTAGCATACTTGTCGAATATTTCAATGTGGAGGTAATTAAAGACATTCGCGGAACACGGTGTTTAATACCAAACAATTACTTTATATGGGAGTTTACGAGGCCCGTATCGAATTGCGATTACTGTCGCGATGTTACTAAAGCTTTAATCCTGCCAAACTTAACCAGAGAAGAATTTAAACGATACGCTTATTCTTCTCGACCAATGGTGATAAAAAACGCCGCGAGTCACTGGCCAGCCTCGGAGGTATTTAGCTGGGAGTTCTTCAGAAATCTGTACGAACATACCGACGGTGCTTACGATTCGGTAGAAGAATGTCAGTTCTTACATTTTAAAAGTAACTTCACCAATCTGCGGGATGTTTTTGCGATGAGCGAAGAGAGAGCCACGCAACGCAGTGGAAAGGACCCATGGTACGTTGGTTGGAAAAACTGTCACCTTCAAATTTTGGATACTATGAAAAGGTTTTACAATCTACCTCATTTTTTGCCAGAGGACGCGGAGGCTCCTTACACCAATTATGTCTTTTTGGGATACGAGGAAGGTGCCGTCATGCAT CTGGATTACATCTCTCGTCTGATGTGGCAGGGGCAAATTATAGGCAACAAAACATGGACTGTTGCTCCGACTCCGGAATGTGATAAAATTTGTGAACGCTTCAATTTTACTGTTCATGCCGGAGATATCATTCTTCTAGATACAAGGATATGGTATCATGGCACTTGTGTTATAGATGGTAACATTAGCTTGACAGTCACCTCGGAGTATGGATAG
- the LOC143376339 gene encoding ubiquitin domain-containing protein UBFD1 isoform X2, with protein MIISGTEKGESNDNCCNSTPCSELVTNANSNDNSSIETNDSASKHEIHKAELENENVPTTSQDPPRENIDFKVIYNKQRINVNFPVDGTVAELKAHLQNIISVPQAMQKVMIKGLAKDDQTLKSLGVTKGAKVMVVGSKLNDVLAMSIPTKQDLLEEAASTTSKEPLSQQKMHRKVLDKGVPDDVMPGILDSKEPLPEFPLAGMLNKSGGKVRLTFKLEQDQLWIGTKERTDKIPMNSIKSVHSEAIHDHPEYHIMAIQLGTTEASRYWIYWVPAQYISAIKDAILGKWCYF; from the exons ATGATTATTTCGG GCACTGAGAAGGGTGAAAGCAACGACAACTGCTGTAATTCCACGCCTTGCTCTGAATTAGTAACAAATGCAAATTCTAATGACAATTCATCCATAGAAACGAATGATTCTGCATCGAAGCATGAAATTCATAAGGCAGAATTGGAAAATGAAAATGTTCCGACTACCTCGCAAGATCCACCCAGAGAGAATATAGACTTTAAAGTGATTTATAACAAACAACGTATTAATGTAAATTTCCCAGTCGATGGCACGGTGGCGGAATTAAAAGCGCAtcttcaaaatattatatcggtGCCGCAAGCCATGCAGAAGGTTATGATCAAAGGTCTAGCCAAAGATGATCAGACGCTGAAAAGTCTGGGCGTTACGAAAG GTGCCAAAGTTATGGTAGTGGGATCAAAGTTAAACGATGTCTTGGCCATGTCGATTCCGACGAAGCAGGATCTGCTCGAAGAAGCTGCTTCTACTACGAGTAAAGAACCCTTGTCGCAGCAGAAAATGCATAGGAAAGTGTTAGATAAAGGCGTGCCGGACGATGTGATGCCTGGCATATTAGACAGCAAG gaGCCCCTACCAGAATTTCCATTGGCTGGCATGTTAAATAAATCGGGTGGCAAAGTTAGATTAACATTTAAATTGGAGCAAGATCAACTTTGGATCGGTACAAAAGAGAGAACGGACAAAATACCTATGAATTCTATAAAAAGTGTACACAGCGAAGCTATACACGACCATCCGGAATATCACATTATG GCTATACAACTAGGCACAACAGAGGCGTCGAGATATTGGATATATTGGGTCCCCGCGCAATACATATCGGCTATAAAAGACGCGATTCTTGGCAAATGGTGCTACTTCTGA
- the LOC143376340 gene encoding upstream stimulatory factor 1 isoform X3 produces the protein MRYQEALAYRVVQVNGTTGGNEIELPVTQPGNNTVQVLTSPLNGQFYVIGNANDVFTTAQTSRSLVPRTTTLQIESPRNCATGLKKRDDRRRATHNEVERRRRDKINNWIAKLGKIIPECNTNVNANGSGSSGESKTIYETQSKGGILAKACEYIGELRAANLGLGQCLRDNEKLRQEITALKQLVTQLKRENLQLRSQISSTGASVDVVRLSP, from the exons ATGCGCTATCAGGAGGCGCTTGCGTACAGAGTGGTCCAAGTGAACGGCACTACCGGTGGCAATGAAATAGAGTTACCTGTTACTCAACCAGGGAATAACACTGTACAGGTCCTAACATCCCCATTGAATGGCCAGTTTTATGTTATTGGAAATGCTAACGATGTTTTCACCACTGCGCAAACTTCGAGATCACTGGTACCTAGAACCACCACCTTACAAATAGAATCACCGAGAAATTGTGCTACAGGCTTGAAGAAG AGAGACGATAGAAGGAGAGCGACGCATAACGAAGTCGAACGACGCAGAAGagacaaaataaataattggatCGCAAAGTTGGGGAAGATTATTCCCGAATGCAATACCAATGTGAACGCTAATGGGAGCGGTAGCAGTGGTGAGAGCAAAACCATCTACGAAACTCAG AGCAAAGGAGGAATTTTGGCCAAAGCCTGTGAATATATAGGTGAGTTGCGAGCAGCTAATCTGGGTCTGGGCCAGTGTTTAAGAGATAACGAAAAGCTACGACAAGAGATAACTGCCTTGAAGCAACTCGTTACACAGTTGAAGCGCGAGAATCTTCAACTTAGGTCACAGATCTCCTCCACAGGAGCCAGTGTTGATGTTGTTCGTTTGAGTCCTTAA
- the LOC143376339 gene encoding ubiquitin domain-containing protein UBFD1 isoform X1: protein MEYVGTEKGESNDNCCNSTPCSELVTNANSNDNSSIETNDSASKHEIHKAELENENVPTTSQDPPRENIDFKVIYNKQRINVNFPVDGTVAELKAHLQNIISVPQAMQKVMIKGLAKDDQTLKSLGVTKGAKVMVVGSKLNDVLAMSIPTKQDLLEEAASTTSKEPLSQQKMHRKVLDKGVPDDVMPGILDSKEPLPEFPLAGMLNKSGGKVRLTFKLEQDQLWIGTKERTDKIPMNSIKSVHSEAIHDHPEYHIMAIQLGTTEASRYWIYWVPAQYISAIKDAILGKWCYF from the exons ATGGAGTACGTCG GCACTGAGAAGGGTGAAAGCAACGACAACTGCTGTAATTCCACGCCTTGCTCTGAATTAGTAACAAATGCAAATTCTAATGACAATTCATCCATAGAAACGAATGATTCTGCATCGAAGCATGAAATTCATAAGGCAGAATTGGAAAATGAAAATGTTCCGACTACCTCGCAAGATCCACCCAGAGAGAATATAGACTTTAAAGTGATTTATAACAAACAACGTATTAATGTAAATTTCCCAGTCGATGGCACGGTGGCGGAATTAAAAGCGCAtcttcaaaatattatatcggtGCCGCAAGCCATGCAGAAGGTTATGATCAAAGGTCTAGCCAAAGATGATCAGACGCTGAAAAGTCTGGGCGTTACGAAAG GTGCCAAAGTTATGGTAGTGGGATCAAAGTTAAACGATGTCTTGGCCATGTCGATTCCGACGAAGCAGGATCTGCTCGAAGAAGCTGCTTCTACTACGAGTAAAGAACCCTTGTCGCAGCAGAAAATGCATAGGAAAGTGTTAGATAAAGGCGTGCCGGACGATGTGATGCCTGGCATATTAGACAGCAAG gaGCCCCTACCAGAATTTCCATTGGCTGGCATGTTAAATAAATCGGGTGGCAAAGTTAGATTAACATTTAAATTGGAGCAAGATCAACTTTGGATCGGTACAAAAGAGAGAACGGACAAAATACCTATGAATTCTATAAAAAGTGTACACAGCGAAGCTATACACGACCATCCGGAATATCACATTATG GCTATACAACTAGGCACAACAGAGGCGTCGAGATATTGGATATATTGGGTCCCCGCGCAATACATATCGGCTATAAAAGACGCGATTCTTGGCAAATGGTGCTACTTCTGA
- the LOC143376340 gene encoding upstream stimulatory factor 1 isoform X2, with amino-acid sequence MDILEQHLEQQDVSTVNAKDDGGTGIVIEEAEIVDCEGETVGEDGMRYQEALAYRVVQVNGTTGGNEIELPVTQPGNNTVQVLTSPLNGQFYVIGNANDVFTTAQTSRSLVPRTTTLQIESPRNCATGLKKRDDRRRATHNEVERRRRDKINNWIAKLGKIIPECNTNVNANGSGSSGESKTIYETQSKGGILAKACEYIGELRAANLGLGQCLRDNEKLRQEITALKQLVTQLKRENLQLRSQISSTGASVDVVRLSP; translated from the exons ATGGATATATTGGAGCAGCATCTCGAACAGCAGGATGTCAG CACTGTTAACGCCAAGGATGACGGCGGCACGGGAATCGTCATCGAAGAGGCGGAAATTGTCGACTGCGAAG GAGAGACTGTGGGGGAAGATGGAATGCGCTATCAGGAGGCGCTTGCGTACAGAGTGGTCCAAGTGAACGGCACTACCGGTGGCAATGAAATAGAGTTACCTGTTACTCAACCAGGGAATAACACTGTACAGGTCCTAACATCCCCATTGAATGGCCAGTTTTATGTTATTGGAAATGCTAACGATGTTTTCACCACTGCGCAAACTTCGAGATCACTGGTACCTAGAACCACCACCTTACAAATAGAATCACCGAGAAATTGTGCTACAGGCTTGAAGAAG AGAGACGATAGAAGGAGAGCGACGCATAACGAAGTCGAACGACGCAGAAGagacaaaataaataattggatCGCAAAGTTGGGGAAGATTATTCCCGAATGCAATACCAATGTGAACGCTAATGGGAGCGGTAGCAGTGGTGAGAGCAAAACCATCTACGAAACTCAG AGCAAAGGAGGAATTTTGGCCAAAGCCTGTGAATATATAGGTGAGTTGCGAGCAGCTAATCTGGGTCTGGGCCAGTGTTTAAGAGATAACGAAAAGCTACGACAAGAGATAACTGCCTTGAAGCAACTCGTTACACAGTTGAAGCGCGAGAATCTTCAACTTAGGTCACAGATCTCCTCCACAGGAGCCAGTGTTGATGTTGTTCGTTTGAGTCCTTAA
- the LOC143376340 gene encoding upstream stimulatory factor 1 isoform X1 produces the protein MDILEQHLEQQDVRSPQGHHVVHSAHLQDLGQRSWNTVNAKDDGGTGIVIEEAEIVDCEGETVGEDGMRYQEALAYRVVQVNGTTGGNEIELPVTQPGNNTVQVLTSPLNGQFYVIGNANDVFTTAQTSRSLVPRTTTLQIESPRNCATGLKKRDDRRRATHNEVERRRRDKINNWIAKLGKIIPECNTNVNANGSGSSGESKTIYETQSKGGILAKACEYIGELRAANLGLGQCLRDNEKLRQEITALKQLVTQLKRENLQLRSQISSTGASVDVVRLSP, from the exons ATGGATATATTGGAGCAGCATCTCGAACAGCAGGATGTCAG GTCTCCTCAAGGTCATCACGTAGTGCACAGTGCGCACTTACAAGACTTGGGACAACGGTCGTGGAA CACTGTTAACGCCAAGGATGACGGCGGCACGGGAATCGTCATCGAAGAGGCGGAAATTGTCGACTGCGAAG GAGAGACTGTGGGGGAAGATGGAATGCGCTATCAGGAGGCGCTTGCGTACAGAGTGGTCCAAGTGAACGGCACTACCGGTGGCAATGAAATAGAGTTACCTGTTACTCAACCAGGGAATAACACTGTACAGGTCCTAACATCCCCATTGAATGGCCAGTTTTATGTTATTGGAAATGCTAACGATGTTTTCACCACTGCGCAAACTTCGAGATCACTGGTACCTAGAACCACCACCTTACAAATAGAATCACCGAGAAATTGTGCTACAGGCTTGAAGAAG AGAGACGATAGAAGGAGAGCGACGCATAACGAAGTCGAACGACGCAGAAGagacaaaataaataattggatCGCAAAGTTGGGGAAGATTATTCCCGAATGCAATACCAATGTGAACGCTAATGGGAGCGGTAGCAGTGGTGAGAGCAAAACCATCTACGAAACTCAG AGCAAAGGAGGAATTTTGGCCAAAGCCTGTGAATATATAGGTGAGTTGCGAGCAGCTAATCTGGGTCTGGGCCAGTGTTTAAGAGATAACGAAAAGCTACGACAAGAGATAACTGCCTTGAAGCAACTCGTTACACAGTTGAAGCGCGAGAATCTTCAACTTAGGTCACAGATCTCCTCCACAGGAGCCAGTGTTGATGTTGTTCGTTTGAGTCCTTAA
- the LOC143376336 gene encoding V-type proton ATPase catalytic subunit A, which produces MTSQGLSKISQEERESKFGYVYAVSGPVVTAEKMSGSAMYELVRVGYYELVGEIIRLEGDMATIQVYEETSGVTVGDPVLRTGKPLSVELGPGILGSIFDGIQRPLKDINELTSSIYIPKGINVPALSRTAVWEFNPLNIKNGSHITGGDLFGVVYENTLVKHKMILPPKSKGTVTYVAPTGNYTVNDIVLETEFDGDTHKYSMLQVWPVRQPRPVTEKLPANHPLLTGQRVLDSLFPCVQGGTTAIPGAFGCGKTVISQALSKYSNSDVIVYVGCGERGNEMSEVLRDFPELTVEIDGVTESIMKRTALVANTSNMPVAAREASIYTGITLSEYFRDMGYNVSMMADSTSRWAEALREISGRLAEMPADSGYPAYLGARLASFYERAGRVKCLGNPDREGSVSIVGAVSPPGGDFSDPVTSATLGIVQVFWGLDKKLAQRKHFPSINWLISYSKYLRALDDFYDKNFAEFVPLRTKVKEILQEEEDLSEIVQLVGKASLAETDKITLEVAKLLKDDFLQQNSYSPYDRFCPFYKTVGMLRNMIAFYDMARHAVESTAQSDNKITWNVIRDSMGNILYQLSSMKFKDPVKDGEAKIRADFDQLHEDMQQAYRNLED; this is translated from the exons ATGACGAGCCAAGGGTTATCAAAAATTAGCCAAGAGGAGAGGGAGAGCAAGTTTGGATACGTGTACGCCGTATCTGGTCCTG TTGTCACTGCCGAGAAGATGTCTGGCTCGGCTATGTACGAACTGGTCAGAGTAGGATATTACGAATTGGTAGGAGAAATTATTCGTTTGGAAGGTGACATGGCCACTATTcag GTATACGAGGAGACTAGCGGCGTGACTGTAGGAGACCCTGTGCTGCGTACCGGGAAACCATTATCCGTAGAGCTTGGACCTGGTATCCTCGGCAGTATTTTCGATGGTATTCAGAGACCATTGAAGGATATCAACGAACTTACCAGCTCCATTTATATCCCGAAGGGTATCAATGTGCCAGCTCTGTCGAGAACCGCGGTGTGGGAATTCAATCCGTTGAACATAAAGAATGGCAGTCACATCACCGGCGGAGATCTGTTTGGCGTTGTTTATGAGAACACATTAGTGAAGCATAAAATGATTTTGCCTCCAAAAAGCAAAGGAACTGTAACATACGTAGCTCCTACTGGCAATTATACAGTTAAC GACATCGTCTTGGAAACAGAGTTCGATGGTGACACACACAAGTATAGTATGCTTCAG GTATGGCCAGTGCGTCAACCTCGCCCAGTCACCGAAAAATTACCAGCTAATCATCCTTTACTCACCGGTCAAAGAGTCTTGGACTCGCTTTTCCC ATGTGTCCAAGGTGGAACGACGGCGATTCCAGGTGCCTTCGGTTGTGGTAAAACTGTAATTTCGCAAGCTTTGTCCAAGTACTCTAACTCTGATGTAATCGTTTACGTCGGCTGCGGAGAGCGCGGTAACGAGATGTCCGAAGTATTGCGCGACTTCCCTGAACTAACTGTGGAAATCGACGGTGTTACCGAGTCTATCATGAAACGTACAGCTTTGGTCGCTAATACATCCAACATGCCCGTGGCTGCTCGCGAAGCGTCCATTTACACTG GTATTACTCTATCAGAGTACTTCAGAGATATGGGTTACAACGTTTCCATGATGGCTGACTCAACGTCTCGTTGGGCCGAGGCGCTACGCGAGATCTCCGGTCGATTGGCTGAAATGCCTGCTGATTCTGGCTACCCTGCCTATCTTGGAGCACGTTTGGCTAGCTTCTACGAACGCGCAGGAAG AGTGAAATGTTTGGGCAATCCCGATCGCGAAGGTTCCGTTAGTATAGTAGGTGCCGTATCACCACCGGGAGGTGACTTCTCTGATCCCGTTACCAGTGCCACCCTTGGTATCGTGCAG GTGTTCTGGGGTCTCGACAAGAAGCTCGCGCAGCGCAAACACTTCCCGTCCATCAACTGGCTTATATCGTACAGTAAATATCTGCGGGCCCTGGACGATTTCTATGACAAGAACTTTGCCGAGTTCGTCCCCCTGAGAACGAAAGTGAAAGAAATTCTGCAAGAAGAGGAAGACTTGTCGGAGATCGTGCAGCTAGTTGGTAAAGCTTCGCTCGCTGAAACGGACAAGATTACATTGGAAGTTGCGAAACTTCTCAAAGACGACTTCCTACAACAGAACAG CTACTCGCCGTACGATCGTTTCTGCCCGTTCTACAAAACTGTGGGAATGCTGCGAAACATGATCGCCTTTTACGATATGGCAAGGCACGCCGTCGAGTCTACCGCGCAATCCGACAATAAAATAACGTGGAACGTTATAAGGGATAGCATGGGGAACATCCTCTACCAACTGAGTTCCATGAAGTTCAAG GACCCGGTGAAAGACGGCGAAGCGAAGATCAGAGCCGATTTCGATCAGTTGCACGAAGACATGCAGCAGGCATATAGAAATCTAGAGGATTAA
- the LOC143376342 gene encoding 5'-deoxynucleotidase HDDC2 isoform X2 — protein MKRTGWVIRNIQEPETIAGHMYRMAVLSLLVDNKENLDKVKIMQMALIHDLAECIVGDITPHCGVPVDVKHKREDAAMEDICKLLGDKGPMILEMFREYEKQESPEAKYVKDLDRLDLIMQAYEYEKRDNVPGVLEEFFVATNGKIRHPFINQLASEITATREALCRKSSNNSK, from the exons ATGAAGAGAACAGGATGGGTCATTAGAAACATTCAGGAACCAGAAACAATCGCGGGTCACATGTACAGGATGGCTGTGCTCTCTTTGCTCGTGGACAACAAAGAAAATTTAGACAAAGTCAA AATTATGCAGATGGCGTTAATACACGACTTAGCAGAATGCATCGTAGGAGACATAACACCGCATTGCGGCGTTCCAGTCGACGTGAAGCATAAACGAGAGGATGCAGCTATGGAGGACATTTGCAAACTTTTGGGCGACAAGGGACCTATGATTTTAGAAATGTTTCGG GAATACGAGAAACAAGAGTCTCCCGAAGCCAAGTATGTGAAGGATCTGGACCGTTTGGACTTGATTATGCAGGCATACGAGTATGAAAAGAGGGACAATGTTCCTGGCGTATTGGAGGAATTCTTTGTTGCGACCAATGGAAAAATCAGGCATCCCTTCATAAACCAGCTGGCGTCCGAGATAACGGCAACCAGAGAAGCCCTATGCCGTAAATCCTCTAATAATTCTAAATAA